In the genome of Chthonomonadales bacterium, the window GCCGAACCGGGCCATGGCTACGAAATCCTCGGCTCCGCAGACCATCGCGCAGATGGCCAGCACCAGGATGTCGATGAGCTTGTGGCGCTTCGTACGGTTCAGGCGGGGATCCGGCAACGCGCCGAAGCGCTCGTTCAGCGAGGGAGATAACGCCATGGCGGCCTCCAGACTGGCAGATTGTCTCTCCAAACATACGCCGCGAAGCGGACGCGACTACTCCCTCGTTATGATGCAATCGCCCTGGGTTGCGCGCTCCCAGCCCTTGACACTCGTCGAGCCCGGTGTTACTATGGAGTAGTTACGTCGTTGCGCCTTGCGCCGCGCGCGAGGAGCGAGGCCATGATGTGCCTCCCGTCGCACACGCATGACGTTCGCCGCGCCTCGACGACCGGCTGCCCGGCCGGCCCGAAGCGCGCGTCTTCGCCCCCCTCCCCGCGCGAAGCCGCCCAGTCCCCTCCTGTCCTTTCGC includes:
- a CDS encoding transposase family protein: MALSPSLNERFGALPDPRLNRTKRHKLIDILVLAICAMVCGAEDFVAMARFG